The stretch of DNA ATTTAGAAATCACAAAGACAAAATAACAAAAACCAGATTTGTGATAAAACCATTCACGGTTTTGTAATTATAAAGGATTACTAACAAAAAATAATGAAACGAAAAATAAAAGAAACCTCTTAATCTGAAATAATTTAATAAATATTGATATTGTAATTGCCAATAAGGAGAATTGCCCGTAGTGTCACAGGAAAAAATTGTACTTGATATGTTTGCAGGTGCCGGAGGACTTACAGAGGGATTCTTCCGGAACGATTTCAATATTGTAACCCATATTGAAAAGAACACCACTGCATGTCATACGCTTGCTACACGGGCATTCTATCACTCTTTGGCCAAGAAAGACCGTCAGGATATTTACTATGATTACTATGATCAGAATCTAACACGTGAAGAATTCATTGAAGAGTGTAAATCTCTCGATATACCTGATCCTGGTGTTTTTAATTGTGAATTATCTCCGGAAAGGGAAAATTCAATAAAAAAAATGGTTGGCGGGAGACTTGAGGAAGCCGGCAGAAAAGATGTTGATGTTATCATCGGAGGCCCTCCCTGTCAGGCATATTCTGTTATTGGAAGAAGCCGTGATCCGGAAAGAATGGAAAAAGATCCCAGAAACCACCTTTATCTTCACTACCTCCATTTTATTCAGGAGTATCAGCCGGAAGTTTTTGTCTTTGAAAACGTTCCTGGTCTGATCAGTGCAAAAAAAGGGACTATTCATAAGGATTTCCTCCGCCGTATCGAGGAAATTGGTTATTACACACCTCCTGAACCACACATACTGAATGCTCGGGATTTCGGAGTCTTGCAGAACAGGAAGCGTATTATTTTCATAGGATGGAAGAAAGAGCATGATTTCGAATATCCCAATTTCGGGAATCATGAAAGCGGTTATGTAGTCTGGGATGTGTTACGGGACCTTCCAGAACTTGAACCCGGAACAGGTACCGATGGTCCACAGAGTTACAAAAATGTGCGTCCAAGTGATTATCTAAGTGAATACGGGATCCGTAATAGTGATAAGTCCGTCCGTCATCATATTGCACGCAGTCATATCGAAAGAGATCGTGAGATCTACCGGATAGCAATAAAATTATGGAATTCCGAAAGGAAAAGACTTCATTATAATGAACTTCCGAAAAATCTGATAACACATAATAATCTTTCATCTTTTTTGGATCGCTTCAAAGTGGTAGATGGTGAAGGGTTATCACATGCAGTAGTGGCCCATCTTTCCAGAGACGGACATTACTTCATCCATCCGGACATTAATCAGGCCCGTTCCCTTACAGTAAGGGAAGCTGCCCGCCTCCAGTCCTTCCCTGACGACTACCTGTTTGAAGGATCAAGAACATCACAGTATGTTCAAATTGGAAATGCTGTTCCTCCCCTTATGGCTGAAGGAATTGGAAGAAAAATAAATAATATGCTAAAATATTGCTAAAATTAGATCAAAAAATTTAACCTGTTCTGAAGATTATGTCTGTTATCTAAGAAATTTTATAGAATTCTATCAGTTAACTTTCGGACGATTAAAATGAATAATAAAATACAGGCTGATTTTGATTTGGTTAATCCTGATCCAAGTGCTTTGGTTGAATCATTACGATCTTTTGGCTATAGCCTTGAAGCCTCCCTAGCTGATATTATCGATAATAGTATTGTAGCAGATGCTGATGATATCCAGATTCAGTTTACTTGGCTAGGAGAAAAATCAAAAATTTCTATCATAGATAACGGTTGCGGGATGACTGAAGCAGAGTTAATTAATTCAATGAAACCGGGAAGTAAAAATCCTTTGGATGAACGCGATCCAAAAGATCTCGGAAGATTCGGACTTGGCCTAAAGACAGCTTCCTTTTCACAATGCCGTAGAGTTACTGTTGGTTCTAAAGCAGAAGGAAATAATATCGTCATCAGAAGATGGGATCTTGATTATATAAATCAATGTAAAGAATGGCGGCTACAAAGGATCGATCCAAAAGAAGACAATATATTTTCAGCTCTAGATTCTATGGGACACGGAACAATTGTTTTATGGGAACAAATGGATCGCCTAGTTAAAGGAGCTGACAAGGATGATCGTAAGCGTGAAAATCTTTTTTATAAGCATATTGATAAAGTTAAAAGCCATTTGAGCATGGTTTTTCATAGATTCCTTGAGAAACAGAATTCCGTAAAAATACAAATCAATAACCATCCTATTTCTCCATGGGATCCTTTCTTAAAAAATCATACCGCAACTCAACACCTTCCAGTAGAACCAATTTACTTCAGAGGAGAAAAAATAACAGTTCGAGCTTATGTTCTACCCCACAGATCAAAAATGGACGATCAAACATATGAACAAGCCGGAGGTCCCGGAGGATGGAATGCCCGGCAGGGATTTTATATTTACCGTAACAACAGGCTTATTGTAGCCGGGGACTGGCTAGGTCTTGGTTTCAGGAAAGAAACTTACACGAAACTTGCAAGAATTCTCGTAGACATCCCCAATTCTATGGACGAATATTGGAAAATAGATGTTAAAAAATCAGTCGCACGACCACCACCACAGCTTAGAGAGGATTTCCAACGGATTGCACGTCTTACAATAGATCCTGCCACAGCAGTGTATCGTCACCGTGGAAGAATGGTTGAACGTCAGACCGCGGGAGATTTTGTATTCCCATGGAATACGAATGTCAGAGATGGAAATTATTTTTACACAATTAATCGAAAACACCCCCTAATTGCATCAGTTCTCAACGACCCAATTCAAAATAAAAAGAAAATTGAAGCAATGTTGAGATTGATCGAGGAAACAGTTCCAGTTCCGGCAATTATTCTTAATAATATGAATAATCCCGATCAGATACTACGTCCTTTTGAAAACAGTCCCTCCGAGGAACTTCTTGTGGTATTAGAAGAGATCTGGAATTCTTTGAGGGATAGCGGAATCGATTATAATGAAGCAAAAAGAAGAATCATTAGTATGGAACCATTTTGTGACTACCCCCAAAATGTATCAGTATATCTGGAGTCAAAGGAGAATGAACGATGACAGATACATATAACAGAGCTGTTTCTCTTATCCTCGTGATGCTAAAAGGAGAAACAAACCCTAATTCAGAAACTATTCAAAAAAAGGTCGACCTCGTACTTGGAATGCTTAAGGCTGAAGGTGATTCCGATCCTGTAAACAGAGATCGTTTGATCAAAGATATTGAATCAAGATGTGAAATCTGGCGTGGTTCTGCGACAGTTCTTGAAAATAAAAAAGACCATAAAGTTTGGTTACCTGATAAAAAAAGTCAAATCCCGTGGAAATTCTGGAAGAGATACGAACGCTATCTAATGGAGGAGAAGGGCTTCTCAGAACAAAATATTATTACACTTGATAATCTTACTGACGGGGTACTCGAAAGATTGGAGGATCCTGTACGTGAAGATTCATGGGATAGACGGGGAATGGTTGTTGGATATGTACAGTCGGGAAAAACAGCAAATTATACCGGACTTATCTGCAAAACAGCAGATGCGGGATATAAACTGATTATTGTTCTTGCAGGAATGCATAAAAGTCTGCGAAGTCAGACCCAGGTACGTCTTGACGAAGGATTCCTTGGATTTGATACTCAGTTAAACCGTGCTTTCAATCAGGAAAATTTAAGAATTGGCGTAGGAAGTTTACCTGGAGAGGAGTTTATCACGGTTCATTCTCTTACTTCAAGTGCTGATAATGGTGATTTTAACAGAAGAGTTGCATCTCAGGTAGGAGTTCTGCCAGGTGGAAAAGATCCGGTTATACTTGTTGTAAAAAAGCAAATATCCGTATTAAATAACCTGATTAACTGGGCAATAAGCGTAAGGGGGCAGGAAGATCCAAGTACCGGAAAGAAGATAGTACGTAATATTCCTCTTCTGGTTATTGATGATGAGGCGGATAACGCATCAGTAAATACCAATCCTATTCCTCTTGATGAAGACGGAAAACCGCTTGATGACTACGATGTAAGTAAGACCAACGACAAAATCCGCACCCTATTAGGCCATTTTAAGAAAAGTGCATATGTTGGTTATACTGCAACACCATTTGCAAATATTTTTATTTTCCCGGAAGGGGAAACCAAAACACATGGTGAGGATCTCTTCCCCCGTGATTTTATTATAAATCTGCCGAAACCACCGAACTACATTGGCCCTTCAGAAATTTTTGGTTTTTCTCATGACGATGAAGATCAGGAAGGTCTGGATATAATAAGAAAAATTTATGATTCGGAACAGTTCATCCCAAATAATCATAAAAAAGATTTTAAGCCGAAAAACCTTCCTGAATCCCTAAAAACTGCAATAAAATCCTTTATTATTACCTGTGCTGCCCGTAGAGTTCGTGGAGAATATAGAAATCACAACTCGATGTTGATTCATGTTACAAGATACACTGCTGTACAGAAAGAGTTAGGGGAGCTTGTAAATGAAGAGTTAAGCTTCGTTCGTCGACAACTTGAATATTCTGACCCTTCAGATCCAGATAAAATATATTCTGAATTTAAGAAGATCTGGAATTCAGATTATATCCCAACAACAGATTCAGTCAGAAAACAGATAAACGATCCTCTAATATCAGACGTATCTTGGGAAGAACTATCACCTTACTTATATGATTCTGCTGCTAGGATCAGAATCAAACAAATAAATGGGACCGCAAAAGATGTACTTGACTATAACGATCAGCCGGACGGATTAAACGTAATCGCCATCGGCGGAGATAAACTATCCAGAGGACTGACTCTT from Methanolacinia petrolearia DSM 11571 encodes:
- a CDS encoding DNA cytosine methyltransferase → MSQEKIVLDMFAGAGGLTEGFFRNDFNIVTHIEKNTTACHTLATRAFYHSLAKKDRQDIYYDYYDQNLTREEFIEECKSLDIPDPGVFNCELSPERENSIKKMVGGRLEEAGRKDVDVIIGGPPCQAYSVIGRSRDPERMEKDPRNHLYLHYLHFIQEYQPEVFVFENVPGLISAKKGTIHKDFLRRIEEIGYYTPPEPHILNARDFGVLQNRKRIIFIGWKKEHDFEYPNFGNHESGYVVWDVLRDLPELEPGTGTDGPQSYKNVRPSDYLSEYGIRNSDKSVRHHIARSHIERDREIYRIAIKLWNSERKRLHYNELPKNLITHNNLSSFLDRFKVVDGEGLSHAVVAHLSRDGHYFIHPDINQARSLTVREAARLQSFPDDYLFEGSRTSQYVQIGNAVPPLMAEGIGRKINNMLKYC
- a CDS encoding ATP-binding protein, translating into MNNKIQADFDLVNPDPSALVESLRSFGYSLEASLADIIDNSIVADADDIQIQFTWLGEKSKISIIDNGCGMTEAELINSMKPGSKNPLDERDPKDLGRFGLGLKTASFSQCRRVTVGSKAEGNNIVIRRWDLDYINQCKEWRLQRIDPKEDNIFSALDSMGHGTIVLWEQMDRLVKGADKDDRKRENLFYKHIDKVKSHLSMVFHRFLEKQNSVKIQINNHPISPWDPFLKNHTATQHLPVEPIYFRGEKITVRAYVLPHRSKMDDQTYEQAGGPGGWNARQGFYIYRNNRLIVAGDWLGLGFRKETYTKLARILVDIPNSMDEYWKIDVKKSVARPPPQLREDFQRIARLTIDPATAVYRHRGRMVERQTAGDFVFPWNTNVRDGNYFYTINRKHPLIASVLNDPIQNKKKIEAMLRLIEETVPVPAIILNNMNNPDQILRPFENSPSEELLVVLEEIWNSLRDSGIDYNEAKRRIISMEPFCDYPQNVSVYLESKENER
- a CDS encoding Z1 domain-containing protein — protein: MTDTYNRAVSLILVMLKGETNPNSETIQKKVDLVLGMLKAEGDSDPVNRDRLIKDIESRCEIWRGSATVLENKKDHKVWLPDKKSQIPWKFWKRYERYLMEEKGFSEQNIITLDNLTDGVLERLEDPVREDSWDRRGMVVGYVQSGKTANYTGLICKTADAGYKLIIVLAGMHKSLRSQTQVRLDEGFLGFDTQLNRAFNQENLRIGVGSLPGEEFITVHSLTSSADNGDFNRRVASQVGVLPGGKDPVILVVKKQISVLNNLINWAISVRGQEDPSTGKKIVRNIPLLVIDDEADNASVNTNPIPLDEDGKPLDDYDVSKTNDKIRTLLGHFKKSAYVGYTATPFANIFIFPEGETKTHGEDLFPRDFIINLPKPPNYIGPSEIFGFSHDDEDQEGLDIIRKIYDSEQFIPNNHKKDFKPKNLPESLKTAIKSFIITCAARRVRGEYRNHNSMLIHVTRYTAVQKELGELVNEELSFVRRQLEYSDPSDPDKIYSEFKKIWNSDYIPTTDSVRKQINDPLISDVSWEELSPYLYDSAARIRIKQINGTAKDVLDYNDQPDGLNVIAIGGDKLSRGLTLEGLSISYYLRASRMYDTLMQMGRWFGFRPGYIDLCRLYTSPELVEWYQYINMASEELRSEFDYMAILNSTPREYGLRVRTHPDGLLITAVNKMRTGTVMQLSYSNSLIETYKLYKDTEKLRNNLNVTNQFIQNLGIPNGSSVFFEQHKIWKNVPAIDILKILDEYLIHEDLKKANPRYLKEYIRKQLLKGELTHWTVALINNSQAKNTAVIGSCEIGLTVRKPDLNLSNSKYVLRKGHIIDPKHEYIDFTEIQFEEALQKMKNDPNRRTRSEEEPQFPSGQYIRDTRPPEQGLLLIYPLDPNPPKVEIPVIGLAFSIPKSNNDVKIEYKVNNIYWEQEFDS